From the Deinococcota bacterium genome, one window contains:
- the ruvA gene encoding Holliday junction branch migration protein RuvA yields the protein MIAFIEGVVTEVRPGSLIVQMGGFGLELFAPKSTLVSARKGEAVRFHTQLVVKEESWALYGFADADAHKLFGFLLSVSGIGPRLALALLSAVPTTLLAEAILKGDAALLSSAPGVGKRMAERIVLDLKNRLPEELMAGPSGPRPGPVTSPAGSDAVEALLALGYRESQVRMAVAELALKEPEAGAETLIRKALSRLR from the coding sequence ATGATCGCCTTTATCGAGGGCGTCGTGACCGAGGTCCGGCCGGGTAGCCTGATCGTCCAGATGGGCGGCTTCGGGCTCGAGCTCTTCGCGCCCAAGAGCACTCTGGTGAGCGCCCGCAAGGGCGAGGCGGTGAGGTTCCACACCCAGCTCGTCGTCAAGGAGGAGAGCTGGGCGCTCTACGGCTTTGCGGATGCTGACGCCCATAAGCTCTTCGGCTTCCTGCTGAGCGTCTCGGGTATCGGCCCCAGGCTGGCCCTGGCGCTGCTCTCGGCCGTGCCGACCACCTTGCTCGCGGAGGCCATCTTGAAGGGCGACGCGGCGCTGCTCTCGAGCGCGCCCGGCGTCGGCAAAAGGATGGCCGAGCGCATCGTCTTGGACCTCAAGAACAGGCTGCCCGAGGAGCTGATGGCCGGTCCCTCCGGCCCGCGGCCCGGCCCGGTGACTTCGCCCGCCGGTAGCGACGCGGTCGAGGCGCTCCTGGCCTTGGGCTACCGCGAGTCGCAAGTCAGGATGGCGGTCGCCGAGCTGGCGCTCAAGGAGCCCGAGGCGGGCGCCGAGACGCTCATCCGCAAGGCGCTCTCGAGGTTGCGCTAG
- the ald gene encoding alanine dehydrogenase, which translates to MNIGIPKEVKTHEYRVSATPGAVRAFVSHGHRVFVQAGAGGGSGFGDEAYAAEGAVVVASAAEAWSQEMVLKVKEPVSSEYGFLREDLILFTYLHLAADRPLTEALLGAKTSAIAYETVQLESGQLPLLTPMSEVAGRMAPQVGAHYLGKFLGGRGVLLGGVPGVLTGEIAILGGGVVGTNAAKIALGLGARVSVLDISHSRLQYLDDVFGGRLQTLASNPANVAEAIARADLVVGAVLIPGARAPHLVTRDMLGSMKPGSVIVDVAVDQGGCIETIRPTTHDEPTYLVDGVVHYGVANMPGAVPHTSTIALSNQTLPYALLLADKGTNALKENAPLMKGLNMHAGRLTYTAVGEAFGLEVVKPEEALGKATVRA; encoded by the coding sequence ATGAACATCGGCATTCCCAAAGAGGTCAAGACCCACGAGTACCGCGTCTCGGCGACCCCCGGCGCGGTCCGGGCCTTCGTGTCGCACGGCCACCGGGTCTTCGTGCAGGCGGGCGCGGGCGGCGGCAGCGGCTTCGGCGACGAGGCCTACGCGGCCGAGGGCGCGGTCGTGGTGGCGAGCGCCGCCGAGGCCTGGAGCCAGGAGATGGTCCTCAAGGTCAAGGAGCCCGTCAGCAGCGAGTACGGCTTCTTGCGCGAGGACCTCATCCTCTTCACCTACCTCCACCTGGCGGCCGACAGGCCGCTCACCGAAGCACTGCTGGGGGCCAAGACGAGCGCCATCGCCTACGAGACGGTGCAACTCGAGAGCGGCCAGCTCCCCCTCCTGACGCCGATGAGCGAGGTCGCCGGGCGGATGGCGCCGCAGGTCGGCGCGCACTACCTGGGCAAGTTCTTAGGCGGCCGCGGCGTCCTCCTGGGCGGCGTGCCGGGCGTCCTGACCGGCGAGATCGCCATCCTGGGCGGCGGCGTGGTCGGCACCAACGCCGCCAAGATCGCGCTCGGCTTAGGCGCGCGCGTCAGCGTCCTCGACATCAGCCACAGCCGCCTGCAGTACTTGGACGACGTCTTCGGCGGTCGCCTGCAGACGCTCGCCAGCAACCCGGCCAACGTCGCCGAGGCGATCGCTCGCGCCGACCTGGTGGTGGGCGCGGTCTTGATTCCCGGCGCGAGAGCGCCGCACCTGGTGACCCGCGACATGCTCGGCAGCATGAAACCCGGCAGCGTCATCGTGGACGTGGCCGTGGACCAGGGCGGCTGCATCGAGACCATCCGCCCGACCACCCACGACGAGCCCACCTATCTCGTGGACGGGGTCGTTCACTACGGCGTCGCCAACATGCCCGGCGCCGTGCCCCACACCAGCACCATCGCTCTCTCCAACCAGACCCTGCCCTACGCGCTCCTCTTGGCCGACAAGGGCACGAACGCGCTCAAAGAGAACGCCCCGCTCATGAAAGGCCTCAACATGCACGCGGGCAGGCTCACCTACACGGCGGTGGGCGAGGCCTTTGGCCTCGAGGTGGTCAAGCCGGAGGAGGCGCTCGGCAAGGCGACCGTCAGAGCCTGA
- a CDS encoding four helix bundle protein: MGRIEKFEDMRVWQDARVMVTEVYQMSERGAFARDHGLRDQMRRAAVSVMSNVAEGFERRGNREFVQFLYIAKASAAEVRSQLYVASDLGYLDQSQCARLQEKLTAIARQLSGLIKYLKQAGQGYPS; encoded by the coding sequence ATGGGTCGAATCGAAAAGTTCGAAGACATGAGAGTATGGCAGGATGCAAGAGTCATGGTGACAGAGGTTTACCAAATGTCTGAACGTGGAGCCTTCGCGCGCGATCATGGTTTGCGCGATCAGATGAGGCGCGCTGCTGTTTCTGTCATGTCTAATGTCGCCGAGGGCTTTGAACGAAGAGGCAACCGAGAGTTCGTGCAGTTCCTGTATATCGCCAAGGCTTCAGCCGCCGAAGTGAGGTCGCAGCTTTATGTCGCCTCGGACCTCGGCTATCTCGACCAGTCCCAATGCGCACGTCTCCAAGAGAAGCTTACGGCTATCGCCCGCCAGCTCTCCGGCCTCATAAAATACTTGAAACAGGCTGGGCAAGGATATCCATCATGA